The DNA window TCTAGCGTGAAAGATCCAAAAGGTAACTTATTCTACATAAAATAATATTGGACGCACTCACTGACTCCATGGATAACCTGGAAAGGACAATTACCTTCAAGCTTAATATTCCTAGGAGATAGTGGATTATACTGACTAGTAGATTTCATGTCTGCACAAACATCTATATAGAGCCAACAATATCATGTTCGTCAATTTAATAGTGTAAGCCCATTTTGAAAGAACTCAATTTCCACTCTGACCTGAGCTAAAGCTGGAAGTACTGGTTTGCCAGTGCTTTCAAGAAACCCGCAACAATCACCGATTGCAAACACATCCTGTACGGAAGGAACACGCAACCATTCATCAACACCAATCCTGTTAACAATGATGGAAATAATTAGAGATGGAATTCCTACATGCAATCATACAAAGCTTTTGTTAAAATGGAACTTCATAGAGAAAATATAAAGATATGAATTCTAATGATAAGCCCTGTTCCAGAGAATCATGACTGTACCTTCCACCTGGAGATTTTGCAAGTTGCAGAGTTTTTATGAAAGTAGAGGGACCAACACCTGTAGACCACACCAACAACCCATACGGAACCTCTGTTCCATCATTAAGAATAACCTTCTCTGGCTGAACATCTTTTACTATTCCACGGACAAGACGAACACCTGACTAGAAATATGAAACGCAAAGTTTATAAACGGGAAGCCCAACTAACCATGATATGGAAGATATGACACATACTATTTAGGTAACTTTTGGGAAGATGCTGTCCTACAAGTTTCAGAAAAGTTGATTCTTCAAGCGTTGGACTGTGAGATGCTAAATGTAGTGGAAGCAGAAGCCAAAAAACCATAAACTAAGGAAGAATAATAATAGAACTGGAGTAGCTCTACTAATCATCATGGAGAATTAAACTTTAACACTAACTATTCAACTATATACAGAAAATACTTGTAAAAGAATTATATGATCTTCATCAAAAAGGTCAGGTTGATAACTGGGCTTCCAGCAACTCTCTGAATCCAACTCCAGTTAACAGATCTGCCAACAGAAACTTCAAAACCCTACCTTCATGTGTTGATATCTGAATCGACAGAGTTCAAAAGTCTCAAGCACAGTAAAACCAACAAATACGCAAGACATATAGAACTTCTCCAAACTAGGAGCAAATGTGAGTCGCTCATATCAGCAAAAAGGACATCTGATTCTCCTTGTAgtaaatcaaattcaaatcaagaacaaaaacagaaaactaGAAAACATTGCCTTGAAGACTGGGATAAACTAAGAATAAGGAGCCCTTGCTCAAAGCAACTCTTCATCAAGGACAAAAGTATATAGATCACACATATTAGAAGATTGTTTTGTATTCTTAGCTTGTGTGAACTCGAAAAGTTTGCTTTGACTATTCTATCAGATGGTCTTCAAGCTGAATGGGTGAATAATGCACAGAATTGAACCTAGCTAACTAGCCCAGTCAACAAATGGGATCTATAGGAAAAACAGTTAAACACAAGCAAGTGCACTTATAAACTTTAGAAGGATGTGCAAAAGACAACTTTAATCAGTTCTGAGAGGACATTTGCAAAGTAAATTAATGGCAAAGACACTAAATGTTTATGCGTGAATGTATATATTGAAACATTCACAGTATATTAATGCTAAAGAAATATACTAGTTAGTGGTTACTACTACGAAAATGATTCTCATAGAACACGAGGTGATATAAAAAACTTCATTTCAAGCAGAAACTAAAGACAGAACCCAGGTCTATGGAGATACGTAGAAGAGTAGCCAAAAGCGACGGGGTGGAAGGAACTATGAACAAAAACATATAGTtagacactctctctctctctctctcatatgcacAAGGATTTATGTGCCCCACTCCTGCCTTTAGACATCCTTCTTTTACAAGAATATGCAAGTTACTAGTTAGTAGACCCCCTAATAAAGAATATCCCAAACCCATAGGAAATCCAGTACTGAAATAGGGAACCATCAAAACTCACAAGACAAAAAGAGAGTGGACCTAAAATCATATTGGGTTGGGATTCAGTTCAGGTCACTTAGAAACCAGATAGCTAGATACTGAAACAGATGCTGTTAAGAAGTGTAGTGTCAGCAAGGGTGTTTTTGTAATGTTTTTACTTGTTATAATTCTGTCCTTATGTTTAAATTACACAGTAAGGCAGCGTaaatttgcccctcccagaccctgcagtagcgggagcctcgtgcattgggttgctctaTTATAGACTTGTTATAATTCTGTCCTTCTGTGTAAATTATACACtactctcctttctttttctccccacttccctttctttccttcctgTTTACCACATTTCCTCCcccttttctcatttttttcctttcattcccCTTATTATCTGCCTGGGCGCCTTGAACAACATGGTGACTGGTCACCTTAGTGTTCGAGAAGTGTCTTGTCGCCTAcacgacgccttgacaactatggtgcaATTTGTGATGCATGGATAGCTAGGTTGAATCGAGTAAGTTTATTAGGACTTGGGCATTCCACCTCCACAAAAAAGGGGAGAGTTCTCACAGACACACTTATTTGGAGCAATGCAGAAGACTATATTGGAGGCAGAGACAAGACAATTCTCTAAGAACCTGTCAGACCTTCGGACAAGATTATAGAGATATTCGCCATCAGAGTGGCTAACACACCTCAGTGACAGATCTCTTTCAGACATGCCAACATACAGGTTGAATAGACATTTGCCAAGTCATTCTCTCACATTCTCATGCTGGTAGCTGCCATTTAGACCCCTCCTGTCCGTGGAGTAAATTGAAGCTAAGCTTTTGCAGCTTGTCTATGAATAACCCAGGACCCTATGGCAGGGGTTTGGGGGATTGATTGGACTGATCAAGTTTCCTTCCGTGTACTCAGGTCCCATAGTGTTGGCATTCAGATTGGACTTGGTGCTCCCCATCATCAAATGACTCAATACAGTGAACGCCATCAGATTCAAAGACTTGAGGTCGAGGGCAATTCTCAGTTGTCCATTGCCTACATGAATTTGGTGAGCAAGCCCCTCTGGATATTGACTCTTTACATCATTGAGGATAGGACATCAGCTTCCAAGTTGAACTGCTCATTCCATTCGAGGTCAAGATTATCCACTGACTTAGCTGACTCCTTAGCCAAAAGCAGTGTATCAAGATGGGGTCATATCTGATGGGTCTGAGAGTCGACATCATATAGTCCAGTCTTTGTGCTCTGGAACATGCATGTTGCATTCAGACCATGTTGATTTCATTGTCATATCATCCATTTACcccatttaaaaataaacaatctaagaaataatatttatattaaagtaaattatttggatttttccttccttttttttttttttttttcaatagatagggagaaggagagttgatctcatgacctcttaattgtgaggaGTTGGTCCTCGCCAACTGAGCTACCCCCTAAGggtttcttccttcttcaatcATTTAACTTAATCATATTGCTGGCTCTACTGAAAACTCGCACTAAACTTCCAATCCTGATTCCTCTGACTTTTCCAAAGCCTAATCTCTCTCATAAAACCTATATAGTAAATCCCTGATCTATCTTAATAAACTCTCAAGTAAACCATCTCTACAACCGAGTCCCGCCCACCTTGTCTCCCTATAATTTTCTGGTTTCTCAATGAGACACTCTTCTTCTAGCTAATAAGTTTTGCTTGAAATAcaacttctaaaaaaaaaaaagagagagagaaagaaagaagaagaactccAGTAAACCATCTCTACTATTTCCCATGACCTTGTCTCCCTCTAATTCCCTGGTTTTCTCAACGAACCTCTTCCTATATAAAACAACTTTTCCTTTAAACAAAACTTTTCATACAATGAAAAGCATGGGCAATGGTCTTTCTAGAAAGAAAAATCCAATGAATTTTTTAGGCGAAAAGAGtccaaattataaataaaaatatgtaaGCAGCAAGGGATCAATATCAACAACACAATTCATGTAAAGTAGCTGTAAATTCTTTATATTCTGAAGTAAGTAAAAACCTCTCACCTTAGTCAACTGCTTAGAAGCATATTTCCTGAGGCGATCATCAAAGGAAGATAATATCTCATTGGCCTGTAcaacaaggaaaaacattttAGTTTTTACAGGTTTAGTTTACATGAACGTAGCTTTTGACAACAGCACAGTGGGTcgtttataaattatttaaccaAAACACGTGTTTGACCCAACTGAATCAAACTCcaatgaaaagggaaaaaagcaaAGAACATAATTCAGTTAAGATGTCTTGATTGTTGATATTGCATTCACAAACCTCAATCAGGGTGACATGGATATAATCTTTCACATGGGAATATCTTTCATGAACATCTCTGATGATGAAGTCACTAAGTTCTCCACTGAACTCAACCCCAGTTGGACCACCACCTATGACAACACAATGTAACAGTCTACTTTTTTCTTCTACTGAGAGTCCTGCATAAAAAATACTGTAACTAAGTGGGAGATTTTCATCctaatgtacataatcaagaGAGTTCATGGTGAACCTCAAAAGCATTATTGTGTTAATACTGGAAATACTTGGGAAGTAGTACCAGGCACATCGGACAACATCAAGTTCAGGAGTAGCTTCCTACGGATCTCCTGAGCATGATGAACTTCACGTAGAAAAATAGCATTTTCCTTCACACCATTGATTCCAAAAGTTGATGCTTCCGCTCCTGATGCAATAACTAACTTATCATATGAGATCTTAAAGTCCCATGGCTTGAGGGAGTTCTCTTCATCCATTACAGTCTCGCAGTGCACCTTAAATGCCATCAGATAAACAAAAAGTTTAACGCAAAGTGCAAATTCATCACAACCGAGTGAATTCAGATTATGAATGCAGATTCTCATCACAAAAGATGATTAGGGTAAAGGAAGAATAAGACAGAAGTCTTTAATGATCACgaggggaaaaaataaattagatgATGGAGTCCTATGTAAAAAATTTGTGAGTAAGATGTTCCTAGGACTTCTCTTTTCCCCTTCCCTTTTGAAAAATTCAGGAGCAATCTACTAAGACCACCCAATTGTTCTGCATAAAGCAAACAATAATTGCCACCCCCGATCTAGAACTGCAAAATGTGTGTAAAAGGTGCTAGTTGTTTCAAAGTTCCCTCCTCAATAGTACTACTTGAATTTGCATGCCCTGTTTTTCCAACAGATACTTGGCTAAGAAAAGAACTCTAAATCAACAAATCAAAACCCCAATAATATGATGATTAAAGTGCACTCACAATCAAATCTAagcaaaattcaagaaaaagatCCCTAAAAGTCCCGGATCAATTAACAAGAATTAAATAACAGAAGCAAAGTCTAAATACCAAAActgaagcaaaaacaaagaagcaaaGACGAACGAACCTCATGGTTATCAGTATCAAGTCCCTTGCAATtagcaagaaagaagaaagaaccaggCTCCCGAGAGATGGCCGGTTGAATCCTTCCGATGGGTTCAGCTACTGATCGAAACTCAAGCGTACCAACACAGGTGGAAGCCAATAAAGGAGTGAAAACCATATGATTCCGAGGCGACACACACACAACATCGTAGATACTGGTGTCTATATCTTTCATGAGCCTACAACCAGCCCACCCTGAACCTAACACCAACACCCTTGGCTTCTCACCGGGCTTCGTCGGCCGGAGACCGGAGTGCCGATAATCATTAGAGGATGAAGTCTGAACTATCGATTGAGTGCTGAAACTGGACAAACATgtgaagaggaaaggagaagatGGATTCAAGTTTCTTTGATTGATTGAAGAcccaaaggaggaagaagagacatGAATGATCCTTCTGAACCAGGCCATGATTGTCCGATCACTGAAATTTTTGCTTTTCTCACTCTATACCTCGCATGGGATTTATGATTTCTGGAGTAGGAGAGGAAGCAAACCAGATCGAGGTTGTTCTGGAATGGAGATCAAGATGAAGGAAGCCTCTGCAAAATTTAGTAGGAGAGTCAGCTAATTATCCCAGCCAGAGCTGACATTTCAACGACTATGGGAATTTACACGGACAACTCGGCAGGTTCACTGGAGTCGACTCAAGCCCCGAGTTTCCCGGATCTCAGCGTCTTCCAAATTTTGCGGAAGAGAATCGCAGGAACTCGTCTTTTAACCaagaacggatcaggttcaggTACGAAAACATAGAAATATAGAATGTTTCCGTCTTTTTCTAGCCCATAGATTTAGAATAAAATAGACTCTAAACCTACGGATCAGTAGCGTACAAAAACATTCTCATAAGACaatttaaaatggaaaacaCAAGTGACGGAGAGAGCGTATTGCACACGCACGGTGGAGATCGTTGGCCGGTCGGATTATCTATCAATCTCAACCTTCCACTTTCACTCATCAGAAATTAAATTATAGTCAACAATGTGTCCTACGACCATTGAAAGTCAAAAGCCTCATCTttaaataaagggaaatttacatttACCTCCCTTGATGTTATCCTTATTATATTCATCCTTCTCACGTCTCGTTTATTACATATAAATTCACTCCACGGCTATGTCTAGTAatgttataaaaaaataaagtttctGGATTTTTAAACGGAATAAAGCATTTAAtgcatttatggttttttttttttacaaaaggagaaaaaaaaggacaaatggTAGTTCGTCGTtctaattttgttaaaaaaaatgacattttgacacagaaattgaaatttctataaaaaaaataaaaaaaaaaaattacgtaACGACAAATTGTAGTTCTGTCGTTTCAATttcttaaccaaaaaaaaaacattttgacacaaaaaattaaatttctatttttaacatgaaacgTCATTTATGGAACATAAACATTACCAAACACAACATAAGTCTTTAACTAACACTATGAAAGATGTGTTAGTTTTAGAATACAAAAAAACTTGTGTTAGTTTTAGAATACAAAAAAAGCATACTTaccccatttttcttcttcattgttttcCCACTTTTCTTCTTCGTTCAAAACTCTTCAAccccaaaattttcaattcttcttttttcttcgttCTCTTAATCATGTGGGAAAAAAACTGCACATCATCAATGTGAGAATCttttacagtttttttttttgtttctctcataAAGTATTTAAGCTCTAGTTATTCAAATGGCATAAATAATCTACCATGTGGCACCTGATTTGGAGttaaaattttgtggatagatATACTTTAAGGTATCCTATTAACTTGTTAGGCTTCAGCCAAATAAAATTGACATGTTCGGCTTCAGCCAAATAGAATTAGCCACAAGTGTTgaaacaaaatttgaaaattcagtggaaaa is part of the Macadamia integrifolia cultivar HAES 741 chromosome 9, SCU_Mint_v3, whole genome shotgun sequence genome and encodes:
- the LOC122089130 gene encoding internal alternative NAD(P)H-ubiquinone oxidoreductase A2, mitochondrial-like, with the protein product MAWFRRIIHVSSSSFGSSINQRNLNPSSPFLFTCLSSFSTQSIVQTSSSNDYRHSGLRPTKPGEKPRVLVLGSGWAGCRLMKDIDTSIYDVVCVSPRNHMVFTPLLASTCVGTLEFRSVAEPIGRIQPAISREPGSFFFLANCKGLDTDNHEVHCETVMDEENSLKPWDFKISYDKLVIASGAEASTFGINGVKENAIFLREVHHAQEIRRKLLLNLMLSDVPGLSVEEKSRLLHCVVIGGGPTGVEFSGELSDFIIRDVHERYSHVKDYIHVTLIEANEILSSFDDRLRKYASKQLTKSGVRLVRGIVKDVQPEKVILNDGTEVPYGLLVWSTGVGPSTFIKTLQLAKSPGGRIGVDEWLRVPSVQDVFAIGDCCGFLESTGKPVLPALAQVAERQGKYLGSLLNRIGKAGGGYANTAMDMELGAPFVYKHLGSMATVGRYKALVDLRQSKEAKGLSLTGFVSWFIWRSAYLTRVVSWRNRFYVAVNWATTFVFGRDINRI